From a single Brassica rapa cultivar Chiifu-401-42 chromosome A01, CAAS_Brap_v3.01, whole genome shotgun sequence genomic region:
- the LOC103849598 gene encoding protein TRIGALACTOSYLDIACYLGLYCEROL 4, chloroplastic, with protein MNRLRWVGEGDIWELDMSTPITLEATARAVANDPLPLGLSRGTRLSRPKQAEFFHRFMATPLIPSFSPLAGGLSLQKVLTFPFPNNWFVSLLGQFDVQRFVSEVKKTEAFVRGSASRLSTLGKQLKDKSLYALGFCSELLLTPEDTLLLTYDTYKCDPNKNPRAKAVFNHKFPLHTLTAEAVWPGLYVDKDGEYWDVPLSMAIDLASLPAESGLSYRLCLHHHSGRPKKFNSDYDVEVDVEAPPPASLLPGLSLKSAVSYRANMDLWRGITPKLEACKPYDIFLSSPHVSVSGIIGSVMTAAFGENSIRTKLEKDSEGVGGFSLHLPSVNSGFMADALGRASLTAQYGNFQKLFFDLTRFHARLDFPHGLRFLSGATSVAQELLNSRQPSLEAFQRICPEVAVSLQQQIVGPFSLRAESGIRIDLKNGSNPMTIHNTVFAVEYALQVLASAKAVAWYSPKQREFMIELRFYET; from the exons ATGAACAGACTGAGATGGGTCGGAGAGGGAGACATCTGGGAGCTAGACATGTCAACTCCCATAACACTCGAAGCCACGGCACGAGCCGTTGCCAACGACCCTCTCCCACTAGGTCTCTCAAGAGGAACTCGTCTCTCTCGCCCCAAGCAAGCAGAGTTCTTCCACCGCTTCATGGCCACACCTCTCATCCCTTCCTTCTCCCCTCTCGCTGGTGGCCTCTCTCTCCAAAAAGTCCTCACTTTCCCTTTCCCCAACAACTG GTTTGTGTCTCTTCTGGGTCAGTTCGATGTTCAAAGATTCGTGTCGGAGGTGAAAAAGACTGAAGCTTTTGTTCGAGGGTCAGCTTCTCGGTTAAGCACACTCGGCAAGCAGTTAAAGGATAAGTCTTTGTACGCGTTAGGCTTCTGCTCTGAGCTGTTGTTAACACCAGAGGATACTCTGCTTCTCACCTATGATACTTACAAATGTGATCCTAACAAGAATCCAAGAGCTAAAGCTGTCTTCAATCACAAG tttccgCTTCATACTCTGACAGCAGAAGCGGTTTGGCCTGGACTGTATGTTGATAAAGATGGTGAATATTGGGATGTGCCTTTGTCAATGGCTATTGATTTAGCTTCTCTTCCTGCTGAGTCTGGTCTAAGTTACCGTTTGTGTTTGCATCATCACAGTGGAAGGCCCAAGAAGTTTAATTCTGATTATGATGTGGAAGTGGATGTGGAAGCGCCTCCTCCAGCTTCTTTGCTTCCTGGTTTGTCTTTAAAATCCGCGGTTTCTTATAGAGCCAACATGGATCTCTGGAGAGGTATCACTCCGAAGCTAGAAGCCTGCAAGCCTTATGACATCTTTCTCAGTAGTCCTCATGTCTCAGTATCTGGAATCATCG GTAGTGTGATGACTGCAGCGTTCGGTGAAAATTCAATAAGAACAAAACTTGAGAAGGATTCTGAAGGTGTAGGAGGGTTCTCTCTTCATTTACCATCTGTAAACTCCGGATTCATGGCTGATGCCTTAGGACGTGCGTCACTCACAGCTCAATATGGAAACTTTCAGAAGCTCTTCTTTGATCTCACCCGCTTCCACGCTAGACTAGACTTCCCTCATGGTCTGAGGTTCCTTTCCGGCGCCACTAGTGTCGCACAAGAGCTTTTGAATTCTCGGCAGCCTAGTTTAGAAGCGTTTCAGAGAATCTGCCCTGAAGTAGCAGTATCTCTGCAGCAACAG ATTGTTGGACCGTTTAGTTTAAGAGCTGAGTCTGGAATTCGGATTGATCTGAAGAATGGATCTAACCCTATGACTATCCACAACACAGTGTTTGCTGTCGAGTATGCTCTCCAAGTGCTTGCTTCTGCCAAGGCTGTCGCGTGGTACTCACCAAAACAAAGAGAATTCATGATTGAGCTTCGCTTCTACGAGACCTAG
- the LOC103849609 gene encoding ubiquitin-like-specific protease 1A, producing the protein MAPPGNHHRYPELKSPLRRQVHAPSPVRKFGFSAFTRQNRNAVGQVSGNALLNGNCNSLERNTLDLRLQCRMDREVIDVDDDEEEVDYVEVISDDDEVENVVAMEEESEKEVSLDGFSVENGSLMVVDDDDDPQADKKSLNRPVTDVCSFEAYRKALKSAENRTSKLKARGFGDFLRERGRGLLRSLRSFFIPEQEPVEDGRSEPFEPLSKEELTAVKDAFSANVHNILVSHENSNIDITVEKLRCLKPGQWLNDEVINLYLVLLKEREAREPKKFIKCHFFNTFFFTKLVNSGTGYNYNAVRRWTSMKKLGYHLIDCDKIFIPIHMNIHWTLAVINIKERKFQYLDSYKGREPRILDALARYFADEVKDKNQVDVDVSQWRQEFVQDLPEQSNGFDCGMFMLKYMDFYSRGLDLCFTEEHMAYFRVRTAKEILQLRAE; encoded by the exons ATGGCTCCACCAGGAAACCACCACCGTTATCCAGAACTGAAATCTCCTCTGCGGAGACAAGTCCACGCTCCTTCTCCTGTCCGAAAGTTCGGTTTCTCTGCTTTCACAAGACAGAATCGTAACGCTGTAGGACAAGTTTCTGGTAACGCTTTACTCAATGGGAACTGTAACAGCTTAGAAAGGAACACACTTGATTTGCGTTTGCAATGTAGAATGGATAGAGAAGTGATTGATGTTGATGACGACGAGGAGGAGGTTGATTACGTGGAGGTGATATCCGATGATGACGAGGTTGAGAACGTTGTGGCTATGGAAGAAGAGAGTGAAAAGGAAGTGTCTTTAGATGGTTTCAGTGTGGAAAATGGGAGCTTGATGGtggtggatgatgatgatgatcctcAAGCTGATAAGAAAAGTTTGAATCGCCCTGTGACTGATGTTTGTAGCTTTGAAGCGTATAGAAAGGCTCTCAAGAGCGCTGAGAACCGGACTTCTAAACTGAAAGCCAGAGGCTTTGGTGATTTTTTGAGAGAAAGGGGTCGTGGTTTGTTGCGAAGCTTGCGTTCCTTTTTCATACCAGAGCAAGAACCAGTAGAG gaTGGACGGAGTGAACCATTTGAACCACTTTCCAAAGAAGAGTTGACAGCAGTCAAGGATGCATTCTCAGCTAATGTTCA CAACATCTTGGTTTCACATGAGAATTCAAATATTGACATTACTGTGGAGAAACTGAGGTGTCTTAAACCAGGTCAATGGCTGAACGATGAG GTGATTAATCTGTATCTGGTATTGCTGAAAGAAAGGGAAGCTAGAGAGCCAAAGAAGTTTATCAAATGTCATTTTTTCAATACATTTTTCTTCACCAAG TTAGTTAATTCGGGGACTGGATACAACTACAATGCAGTCAGAAGATGGACTTCAATGAAGAAGTTGGGTTACCATCTTATAGATTGTGACAAG ATATTTATCCCTATACATATGAACATTCACTGGACTTTGGCTGTTATTAATATAAAGGAACGAAAATTCCAGTATCTTGATTCGTACAAAGGAAGAGAGCCTAGAATCCTCGATGCGCTG GCTAGATACTTTGCCGATGAAGTTAAGGATAAGAATCAAGTAGATGTTGATGTAAGTCAATGGAGACAAGAGTTTGTGCAGGACCTTCCTGAGCAGAGTAATGG ATTTGATTGTGGAATGTTTATGCTGAAGTACATGGACTTCTACAGCAGAGGTCTGGATCTTTGTTTCACTGAG GAACATATGGCATACTTCCGGGTTAGGACAGCGAAGGAGATTCTGCAACTGAGAGctgagtga
- the LOC103849619 gene encoding uncharacterized protein LOC103849619 has translation MVEHKDQDMGEGMQCITHPYTKNPGGICPLCLQEKLGKLVTSSFPLPKPNHLSSPKSSSSPSSNTSLALSLSSGSNGRDNNNNNNLPFVIAKKKSMLAASSSSSANLIYKRSKSTAASYGEGFNQRKRSGFWSFLHLYSSKHQTTKKVSHSSKPRNQITAETPKRVVGGGGIDMIVEEEDESTNNKVVVETPTNSVGSGSGGGGSSFGRKVLRSRSVGCGSRSFSGDFFERISNGFGDCALRRIESQRESTKVISNGGGGGEAADDAMSEMVKCGGIFGGFMIMTSSASSTVVHHKMANRSWGWAFASPMRAKTNSHRDRTITESSTTDKNTSPNLDSVPSLVAMKS, from the coding sequence ATGGTGGAACACAAAGATCAAGACATGGGAGAAGGGATGCAATGCATAACACATCCTTACACAAAAAACCCTGGTGGTATCTGCCCCTTATGTCTCCAAGAAAAGCTCGGTAAGCTTGTCACTTCCTCTTTCCCTCTCCCTAAACCAAACCACCTCTCTTCTCCCAAATCTTCCTCCTCTCCTTCTTCCAACACCTCTCTTGCTCTATCCCTCTCATCTGGAAGCAACGGAAGagacaataacaacaacaacaacctccCGTTTGTAATTGCCAAGAAGAAGAGTATGCTCgcagcttcttcatcctcttcAGCTAATCTTATCTACAAGAGAAGCAAGTCAACGGCTGCTTCATACGGTGAGGGTTTCAACCAGAGGAAGCGAAGTGGGTTCTGGTCCTTTCTTCATCTCTACTCTTCCAAACACCAAACCACCAAAAAAGTTAGCCATTCTTCTAAGCCAAGAAACCAGATAACAGCAGAGACACCCAAGAGGGTTGTTGGTGGAGGAGGTATTGATATGAtagtggaggaagaagatgagagtACTAACAACAAAGTTGTTGTAGAAACGCCAACAAACAGTGTTGGCAGTggtagtggtggtggtggatctTCTTTTGGGAGGAAAGTGTTGAGGTCTAGATCTGTAGGATGTGGAAGCAGAAGCTTCTCTGGAGACTTCTTTGAGAGGATCTCTAATGGGTTTGGAGATTGCGCACTGAGAAGGATTGAGTCACAGAGAGAATCCACAAAGGTTATTAgtaatggtggtggtggtggtgaagcAGCTGATGATGCCATGAGTGAAATGGTTAAATGTGGTGGTATCTTTGGTGGGTTTATGATTATGACATCATCAGCATCATCAACCGTTGTTCATCATAAGATGGCGAATAGAAGCTGGGGATGGGCTTTTGCTAGTCCAATGAGAGCCAAGACTAATAGTCATAGAGATCGTACTATTACAGAGTCTTCAACTACTGACAAGAACACATCTCCAAACTTGGACTCAGTTCcttccttggttgctatgaaaAGCTAA